The Methanothermobacter sp. sequence TCCTGTTGAACTTGCGAACCGTTATTATGAAGATGGTGCTGATGAAATAGTATTTTTGGATATAACGGCTTCACATGAAAGAAGAGAGACAATGATCCATGTCGTGGAGGCCACCACAGAGAATGTTTTCGTACCCATATGTGTGGGTGGTGGTATAAGGAAGCCAGAAGATTTCGTTAAAATGCTTAAAGCCGGCGCTGATAAATGTTCAGTGAACACTGCTGCAATAAAGAATCCTGATTTGATCAACGAAGCTTCCGAGATCGTGGGATCCCAAGCTTGTGTGGTTGCCATCGACGCAAAAAGAAGATATGTTGATAATCCCAGAGAATCAGATGAACACTTTATAGTAGAAGTTGAGGATGGCTACTGTTGGTATGAATGCAGCATTTACGGTGGCCGCGAATTTACAGGTATTGACGCGATAGAATGGGCTATTGAATGCCAAGAGAGGGGGGCTGGTGAAATACTTTTGACATCCATGGACCGTGACGGTACCAAAAAAGGCTATGATATTCCATTAACAAAGGCTGTAAGCGAGAATGTTGACATTCCAGTTATAGCATCAGGCGGGGTTGGCGAACCTGAACATATGTATGAGGCATTTACAGATGGTAAAGCCGATGCTGCATTAGCAGCGAGCATATTCCACTTTAACGAATACCCGATTCCTACCGTGAAAAAATATCTAAAAGAGAGGGGAATCCCAGTGAGACTATAAAGGGATTTGGTGAGGATGCAAAAATACTTTAAAATCAAGGCAAAGGAATTCGACCTTGAAACTACAATGTACAGCGGCCAAACGTCCCAACCACCATGGCATAGCCACGGGGGATGCTATAGTGAACTACTAATGGTGGATAATAAACCTTCCCTTGTAACAATAAAACAATCAGATGATGAACTCCACATAAACATAGAATCATTTGAAAAAATACCATTATCCAGGGTTAAAGAAAAGATAAATCATATATTTGACCTTAGATTTAATATAGAAGATTTTTATGATTTTTTATATTCTTATCCTCCTCTCGATTCTATAATAAATTATTCAAAGGGCCTTAGACTTTTTTTGGCTAAGGATGTTTTTGAATGTATTATTTCATCTATAGCTTCAGCGAATTGCTCCATAAAACGTTGGACTAAGGCAATAAACCATATAAAAAGATTTTGGGGGCGAGAATACCAATTCTCGAAGGGAACATTTTATAGTTTCCCCACTCCAAACATTCTAGCCAGCTTAAACGAAGACATTTTAAGTTCAGCTGGCGTAGGATACCGTGCCAAATATATTATAAGGACATCTAGGATGGTCTCAAGGATACCAATCAAGGATTTGAAGGCAATGGATTATGATGAGGCCTTCAATTTACTCTTAAAGTTACCAGGGGTTGGCCCCAAGGTTGCGGATTGCATATTACTTTATGGTTTCCGGAAACTGGAAGCCTTCCCTGTTGATGTATGGATCCAAAGGATAATGAAGCACCTTTTCGGTGTCGATAATAAAAAGTTAAGGGATTTCGTAAGGGACGAGTTCAAAGATTATGCTGGTTATGTGCAATTGTATCTTTATAATTATGCCAGGAAATCTGGGATATTTGAGGGTGTCTAATGATAAAAGAAACTGTCCAAGAATTCAAGGAAAGGTGTTCAGCATCCTATAGGAAACTTCTAAAATCCTTGGATGAGAAATATTGCTGGAGGTGCCCCCAACGCGTCACACGTGACAAGATAGGATGTAGAGAAGCCGATGCGTGGATTAGGATGAGAAAAGCCCTTGATGACACCATAAAATCTTATATACTGGAAGAAATGGGAGAGGAATCCCTTCACAAGATCATTCAAAGAATCCATGAAAGAAGCTTTGAACCTCAAATTTTAATCATGAAAAAGCCCCAACTTAATGAATTTCTTATAGTTAAGGAGAAATCCTCAGGATTTAAAAAGGGTGAAAATGTAATAATAGATGACAAGATTCTTAAAGTGAAAGATGTGAAAAAAGGTTATATTCGGACAAGTGAAGGATCATATCCCCCTTATAAGATCCAAGGGATCCTCTTGGATACCATCAATGAGGAACATCCACTCTATGAATATATCAAAAAGATAATCTACTAGTCTAAACAGGAAGTGGTGATATTTATGGATGCTGATGAGATAATTAAGCTTGAAAAAAAGTATATCATGCAAACTTATTCTCGCCAGCCTATCGTCCTATCACATGGTAAAGGAGCTCGAGTCTGGGACATTGAAGGTAATGAATACATTGATTGTTTTGCAGGGGTCGCAGTGAACAGTATTGGACATGCACATCCGAAAGTTGCACTAGCCATCTGTCACCAAGCCCAAAAACTCATACACTGTTCCAACATATACTATAACAAAGAACAGACAGAATTGGCCAAATTACTCACTTCCATATCACCCCATGACAGAGTATTCTTCGCAAATAGTGGGGCAGAAGCAAACGAAGGCGCTATAAAACTCGCAAGAAAATATACTGGTAAGGGTGAGATAATAGCTGCTGAAAATTCATTTCATGGTAGAACACTCGCTACTGTAACAGCAACTGGACAAGACAAATACAAAAAACCGTTCAAACCATTACCTCCAGGTTTTAAACATGTACCATATGGTGACATTGAAGCCATGGCAAATGCAATAACAGATGATACCGCAGCCATACTACTAGAGCCCATACAAGGTGAAGGGGGGGTTGTAGTCCCACCAGAAGGCTACCTGGAGGATGTTCAGGCACTTGCAAGAGAAAATGATATCCTTTTCATCCTCGATGAGGTTCAAACCGGGTTTGGAAGGACAGGGGCTATGTTCGCATCAGAACTTTTCGGCGTACAACCCGATATAACAACAGTGGCCAAGGCCATGGGCGGAGGCTACCCTATAGGCGCTGTACTAGCAAATGAAAATGTAGCATCAGCATTCAAACCAGGAGACCACGGATCAACATTCGGCGGGAACCCCTTGGGTTGTGCGGCTGCCATAGCAGCCATAGAAGTTATAATAGGTGAGAATCTAGCAGAGAATGCCAAGAGATTAGGTGAATACTTTAAAGGGCGCTTAGAAGATTTAATGAGTAAATATAATATTATAGAGGATGTTAGAGGCTATGGTTTAATGTTAGGTGTTGAACTTGGGATAAAGTGTGATAAAATAGTTGATGAAGCGAGAAAAATGGGAGTACTCATAAACTGTACAGCTGATAAAGTTATAAGACTTGTACCACCATTAGTCATAAAAAAAGATGAAATAGACAAGGTTATCGAGGTTCTAGATAATATCTTTGCTTCCATTTAAGGATTCCTTAAAGTCACTGAGCCAAGGAGAAACTTTAAAATTTCTGATTTCCCCTATCTTGATAAATTTATATGCTTCATGTTCATCACTTAAACTTAGAATACCATCCTCGACCTTAACACGGAAGATGATATTCACAGACACCTTGAATGGGAAAACTTGTTGAAACGCCCCAATAACCTTAATAGGTGATACTATAAGACCTGTTTCCTCATAAACTTCCCTCTTAAGTGCTTCGTCAAGCGTCTCACCATCTAACAATTTACCCCCCGGAAGTTCCCATAACCCAGGGTTTGTCCTGGAACTAGCCGACCTTTTAAGTAATAGTATCCTATCATCTTCTAGTATAAGTGCCCTCACAACTGGTATGAACGGTTTCATCTCCCAAAACCCCCCACAAAAATATTATGTAGGTGATCCTCATGTTAAATGTTGAAGTTAATGATAAAGGACATTTGTTAATTGGTGGAGCAGATGCAGTTAAACTTGCTGAAGATTATGACACACCACTCTATGTCATAGATGAAAAACGGATAAGAGAAAATTACCAGAGACTCCACAAAGCCTTCACAAAATATTATCCCAACTTCCAAATATTATATGCTTGTAAAGCAAATACAAATCTCGCTGTTTTAAGGATACTTGAAGAGGAGGGTAGCGGAATTGACGCCGTTTCCCCAGGGGAAATATACATGGCCCTACTTGCAGGTTTCAAACCCGAGAAAATCCTATACACCGGTAATAATCTCAGGGATGATGAAATACTCTTCGCAACCGAATCAGGGGTTATGATAAACATCGACTCGAAATCGCAGCTTATAAGACTTTCAAAAATAACAGATCCAGAAAATGTTAAGATATCATTTAGGATAAACCCCATGGTAGGCGCGGGACACCACGAACATTGCATAACCGGCGGAGAACTTAGTAAATTTGGTATAAGAGAAGATGAAGCCATTAAAGTTTACAAGTTAGCCCAGGAACTCGGCTTCCAACCCATAGGGATCCATGCACATATAGGCTCGGGTATACTCGACCCAGAACCCTTCATGCTAGCTGTTGAAAAGCTCATGGACATAGCAGGTAAAGTATCAAAGGCCACAAACATAGACTTCAAATTTATAGACTTTGGCGGGGGCCTTGGAATACCATATCATCCAAGTGAAAAACCATTAGATATCGAAGAGTTTGCTGAGAAGATAACAGGCCTCTTCATGGAAAAATTAGACGAATACTCCCTTGGAAAACCTACAATGTACCTTGAACCTGGAAGATACATAGTGGGTGACGCTGCCTGCCTCTTAACTAGAGTTAACACCATAAAAGAAAGTTATAGGAAGTTTGCTGGTGTTGATGCCGGGTTTAACACCCTGGTAAGGCCCGTGATGTATGGTTCATACCATCATATAATCGTGGCAAATAGAGCCAGTGAAAAACCAGTAGAAAAGATTGATATAGCAGGAAATTTATGCGAGTCAGGCGACCTTTTTGCAAGGGACAGAAAACTTCCAAAACTCAGAGAAGGGGATCTATTAGCTATATTAGATGCTGGTGCATATGCATTTTCCATGTCATCACAATATAATTCAAGGCCTAGACCAGCTGAGATCCTTGTAAAAGATGGTGAAGCCGAGATCATAAGGAAGAGGGAAGATTTCTCAGACCTTATAAGTAAGCAGGTGATCCCACCAAGACTCCTAAAATAGAATAAAAGGTGTAGATGATGACAAGGATGATATTATTTTCTAAAATGCACGCACTAGGCAATGATTATATAATCGTGGATGAAAGTAGAGCAGAATGTATAAGCGAAGATGAAAAACCAGATTTTGTATCCGAAATTTGTCAACGGAGATTCTCCATCGGCGCGGATGGCGTCATATTCATAGAACCTCCAAAAGGTGAAGGTGATATAAGGTTCAGAGTATTCAATGCTGATGGAAGCGAAGCAGAAATGTGCGGTAACGGTATAAGATGCTTTGCCAAATTTGTATATGATAACGCCATCATAAGAAAAGAGAAAATCAAAGTAGAAACCCTCGCAGGCCTCAAAATCGTAGATTTAAACATTGATAGGGGATATGTGACCTCTGCACGTGTAGATATGGGATTCGCAACCTTCAAAACTGCTGAAATACCGATGAAAACTGGCAAGGACGAATTCATAGAAGAGCATCTTGAAGTTGATGACCAAGATATAAAGCTTACAGCCGTTAATGTGGGTAATCCACATGCTATCATATTCGTGGATGATTTAAAGTCTGTAGATTTGGAAAGACTTGGACCTCTCATAGAAAATCATCCTGTCTTTCCAGAGAGGATCAATGTACATTTCGTTGAGATTTTAAACCCATCAGAAGTTAGGATGGTTACATGGGAGCGTGGTGTTGGACCTACACTAGCTTGTGGAACTGGTGCCACTGCCACGGTTATTGCAGGTAACAGGATAGGGAGATTGGATGATGAAGTACTTGTTCATCTTCCTGGTGGTGAACTTAAAATCCAAGTTTATAAGGTGGACGATAGAATAGGCGCTTATATGGAGGGTGATGCTGTTCTGGTATTTGATGGCATACTATCATGGTAATTCAGCTGTTATGACCACTATATTCTCATAGAAGAACTTTTCAGAGGCTGTTATTTCAACATGGAATCCCATATTCTCTAATTTCTCTATTGTCTCTTCTATGTTTGAAAGTGATGATTGCACCATCTGGATTCTACCGCCCTTTTTTAAGTGATTTTTAACTTTATTGATGAAGCGGTCTATGATGGTTCTACCATCCTCTCCACCATCCCAAGCTTTGTCAATGATCTTGCCTGTCAAATCTTCATCCGAACTTGGAAGATATGGCGCGTTAAATAATATAACGTCAAACTTTTCGCCTTTAACAGGTTCAAAAAGATCTCCTTGCAATATTCTTATTTTTGCATCGTTAATCTTGGCGTTTTTCGTTGCACATTCAATGGCATAGGGGTTTATGTCTGTGGCTGTTACATTACCCTTTTCAGCGGCAACTATAGCCACTAAACCGGTTCCTGTCCCTATTTCAAGGACTTCATCACCCTCTTTTACTTTAAGGTTATCTGCGAGTAAAAATGTATCCTCTGCTGGAGCATAGACATTTTCACATATTTGGATTTTGAAGTGCTTGTATTTTATCATGGCTAATCCTCGAAAATGAAAACATCCTCTATGTGTTCTTTTTTAAGCGCCTTTGTTATCCGGTATGCTAATTCCAGTGATGGATTGTATCTTCCTTTTTCGAGTGCTATAATGGTCTGTCTTGTCACTTGAACCTTTTCTGCAAGTTCTTCTTGTGTGAGGCCTAAATTTTCTCTTAGAATACGTATATTGTTCTTCATATTTTAGGCTTCTCTTTCTAGTTTGTAGTAGTTGATGGATTTGACAATCGCACCTATTGTTAGGGCTGTTACCATGAATGGGTCAACGTATACCCTTTTTTGCATTGCGTTATAGAGGAGTTCTGTAAGTATACCAATGACGAGTATCGTCATCATAGCCCATGCTGCATTTCTTTCTGCTGCTGCTTCATGTAAGTATTCTCTTTCATCCTTTTTGACTTTCCACATTACATCGAAAAGATCTATGAATACGAAAATTAGCCATGCTACTGTTATGATCGTTCTTTGTTCTGTGTTCAAAGGCGTTAGTTGAATGAGAACAAGGAAACTGATGACTGCTGCAATGTAAACCGCACCCTGCCATGTTTTGATACTAACGCCCCATCCACTATATTTTCTTATTCCAAACCATTCGGGTCTTGCAACTATCATGATAGTGGAATATTTTAAATTATATTTAAATTTTTAACTCCATTTAATGGTCTTGGATTATTCTCTTAAGTTCATTTGAAATTTTAAGTATCTCCTCTGGGGTTAATGTGAAAACTCGCTTTTCCAATAATCTAGGATCTATATGATCCACTATTTCTCTTGGATTTGTTTCTTTACTAATTTCATGGAATGATTGGATAAGGGCGTTCCTGGCTTTTTTCTTTTTATGTTGGAAAAGGGCTCTGCAAGTCCTCTCAAATGTTCCATTAATCTTCTCCCTCGGAGTTAATCTAATAAGGGCAGAATCGACCCTTGGCGGCGGTAAAAAGGCACTTCTTGGAATGTAATCTAGGATCTCGATATTGGCCATGAAATATAAGGCTACTGAGAGGCGTGAATAATCTTTGGTTCCTGGTTTGGCGATCATTCTCTCTGCAAATTCTCGCTGGTACATTAAAATGCCAAAGTCGAAATCATATTCGAGCAGTTTAAATGTTATAGGTGATGATATCTTGTAAGGTAGGTTGGACACTATCTTGTTAAAGTATGGAAAATCAATTTTTAAGGCGTCGCCTATGATTAAATCAACATTCTTATGATTTTTTAACCTGTCTTTTAGGATGGTGGCGACTTTTTTATCTTTTTCGATGGCTATGACTTTTCCTGCCTTTGAAGCTAGGGGGATTGTAAGGGTTCCGATCCCCGGGCCGATCTCTAATATGACATCGTCATCCTTTAAATCGGCATAGGATAATATTTTTTGCCTCTTGGAATCATCGATAAGGTAATGTTGACCTAATCTTTTATTTAAACGGATACCATATTTTTTTAGTATATTTTTAGTTTCAGTTGCTAGATTGTTTACTTTCATTATTTTCTTGGTTCAACCTTTTTTCTGGGCGGTCTTGTGAAAAGTACGTATTTTCTTTTACCCCTCTTTGCCTTACTAACATCTAATTCCATGAGAACCCTTTTAACAAGTATTTTAACGGGATCTGCTAACATGGGGACTCTTTTTTTAATATCCTCAAAGCTTTCGAATTTTTTCTCTTCACGCGCCTTGAGGATGTCCCACATGTGCTTTTTACCAATCCCTGGTAATAATTCTAATTGATGGAGTCTTGTGCTTATGGGTCCTGCTTCATTAAAGAATTTGACGAACTTTTCTTCATTTGATTTTATAATTTCCTCTATGACATAGGGTAATTCAACTCTTGCCGTGGCTGTTAATTCGTTGTGACGGAGTCGCCTGTTTATCCTAGCTATCTTATCCCTTTTACCCCTCCCTATATAAACTTCCTCGTGGATTTCAAGATCCACACCAGGTTTTGGTGTTAATTCTAAAAGCGTGAACTCGTCTTTGCCGATAGCCTGGGCTACTGGCTTTCTTTTGAAACCGCCTAGGCCTTCGCTCACATACCCCAATGGGAGATAGTCTAGGATGATGGCATACTCTTCCATGAGACCCCAACTCAAAAAAATTATCTGTATTTTTCTATTATTTTCAGGATATTCTCAAAATCTTCATTTTTTATAGGTATCCTTTCTTTGGCAAATATTAGACGGATATCCGCAACATCCTCTGGCATGAGATCTGCAAGTCGCACTGCATGTTTCTTTTTTATATTAGGGAGTTCTGTGAGTTCTTCTATCAATTTTTGCGCGTCTTCATAATCTATCTTAGAGAATTTTTTCACATGTTCAAGTGCAAGGTTCTGCTCGTATGTGAATTCATGTTTATCTGCGAATTTTTCCAGGATTACTTTAACTTCTGCCATGGGCACCGGTTCTGTTTCAAGGACTTTTTTACCTATCATCATAGATCACTCTTGCAATTGGAGATGTTCGGGTCTTACAATGAGTTTTTTATCCTTTTTACCATCTTTTATCGTGACAACATATGATTTTCCCATTTTATCAACTATTCGCCCTGTTTTACCATGGAATCGTGGATGTGGCTGTCCCCTGTGGATGCTAGGATCTATTATTATATGTACAAGATCATCCACTTCGAAACTTTGGATTTTCCTTGTTATAGGATTTGTCCTCCCAACTCTTTTAGTCTTTTGAAGTTTATATCTTGTTTTACTCCTGAAACCCTTTGATCTTTTCATATTGTAAACCTCCATGATCTTAAAAAATTAGAATGATCACACAGCAAATTGATTTATTATATTTTCTCACCTAAATATTTTCCCCTTTTGGGGACTCCCACCCTAAGTAAATGACATATTATAGAAGTCCATAAATGCCTATCAAAAGCTACTGATTTCACTTATATAGGGTATTCCCTTCTATCTAGGAAAGATCACCACTACTCATTGGGGGGGCTCTGCACCGTAAAATTTTAAGGTTTTTTTGCTCCCCCCATTAAATGGCCGGTACCTGCCCCCATTACAGTGACTTATACCTTATTAGGATATTTAAAATCTTTTGGAAAAGGGTATCAGTAGTTTCAAGTATTTTTGGGGAGTGAGATTCTAGGGGACTTACATATTCCTTTAGGCTAGTTTAATAGGCTATATTATATGGTATAACATACAAAGTAATTATAAATGAGGTGAATGAATGTGCCGATCGTTTTAGAACCAATACTTACTGTTAATTTCATATTTTGCATGATAATTTTAGTAATGGGGTATTGGGGGTTCCGGAAATTTGAAAATCCCCTTCTATTTTACATTGGTTTATCTTTTGGACTTTTTGGAGTGTCTCATTTGGCCCAGTTAACAGGATACCCTAGCAATACACTGGTTCTTATATTAATCCGAAGCATAGCTTACTTACTGGTCATCTTTGCCCTTTTTAACACCATAAAAAGTGGTTAGCTTTTGTATAAATGAAATGTCGCAACTGTTATGTGTTCTTGGATAGGTGGAAATATTCTGCTTGTCACCTAACATGTGGTTTATCCCATAGTATTATGTCATCCAACTTCTATGACATCAAGTTCGATGCATTCTGCGTGAGTGTTAAGTATTTCACTTATACTGGGTTTTGTCCTTCCATCATCACCTGAAATAAGCTCTTTTATGTAGAGCCCTCCCTCAGTTTTTAATGTAACCTCAAGGGTTCTAGAGTCGATTATGTTCCATTTAATGTCGATTACTCTTCTTTTCCGTATCTTGTCCGCTCTTCTGTGGGCGACTCTCTTTGGGGTTCTTTGTTTAATCAAGTTCAGAGATTTCAGTTTCTCCAAGGTTGATGGTTCGATTTTGTCCTTTAGTTTTACCTTTGCCTTGTAAATTTTATAAGGGGATGAGGTTTTAATTTCTACTTTACGGTTGCGGTTGGAGAATTTTAAATCTAGAACCTCGATTTTGCCCTTAGCGGATTTATTAATTTCTTCAGAAATCTTTTTTAAGTTTATTTTTCTTATCCTAGGTTCTTTGATTTCGAGCACGAAGGGCCTTCCTCTCCCGAGCATTCTCACATCAACATCTTCTCTTCCGGCTCCGTGGAATTTTGATCCTGAACCTTGAGTTGCCTTGAGCACGGGCTCTGCAACTAGTTCTTCGACTGAAGTGGGGTACATTTTACCTGTGAAATTGCACCTTGGACATCCTCGGCCTTTACATTTTCTGCAAGGCCACTTGGTCTGGGGTATGCCTCTTATGAGTTTTCTGTATCTGCCCTCTATAAATAATGGGTTTATCTGTATCCATACTCGTGGTTTTAATTTTCTGAAGTTAACTTTAACAACAATATCAGGGTTTTCGAAGTCTACCCTGCAATTAAATCTTTCTTTTAGGATTTTTCCAAGTTCTCTGTTGATTTCCTTTTTTATGCTTTCAACTTCTATGTTTAATATTTTGTTTATTTCTTCATCAGCGCTTAATAGGTTTTCTGGTAATCTGCTCCCTACTAGTATGGTTGAAAATTCAAGGTTTAATTTTTTTATTTTCTCTTCGACATAGTCTGCTGTTTTTTCAAGATCTTCTAGTATTCCTTTACAGATTTTGCATTTATCAGTTGATTTTTTTAATTTGAAGGTTTTGGTTAGGTTTTCAGCCCTTTTAACATTACCTGGTCCTGGTATAATATCTGAGAATTTGCGTCCCAGACAATTTGGGCATATGCTCCCCTCTGTGATATCCAGTAATTTTTCTAGTCTCTTTTTAGTCTCCATCTTTGACTCCTTAACGTAGGAATTGTTTCACTAATTGTCCCATTGGACCTCCTCTGTTCCGTCTTCCAAGGCCTTTCATGGCCCTTTTAGTAACCTTGTAATACTTTAGGAGTTCTTTCACGTCCTCGTTCCTTGTGCCTGAACCCCTTGCAATCCTTTTTATCCTTGAATGTTTGATCGCTTCTGGATGGTCCAGTTCGTATTCTGTCATGGAATCCATTATGGTAAGGTATTTTTTGATTTTTTCTTCTGTTGCATTGGGCGCGTTTTTTGGCAGTTTATCAAGGCCTGGTATCATGTTTATAACTTGCTGTAGTGGGCCCATTTTCCCCATCATTTCGAATTGTGATTTCATTTCCCTTAGGGTGAATCTGCCTGTGAGGATGGCGTCTACTGTCTCTTCACTTACTTCTTGTTCTTCTGCTATTTCTTCTGCTTTTTCTAGCAAGCTTCTGATGTCACCCATTCCTAGGAGTCTGGATATGAACCTTTCGGGGTCGAAGACTTCGAAATCTTCTAGTTTTTCGCCGGTGCCTATGAATTTTATTGGGGCTCCTGTTTCTGCAACTGCTGATAATGCGCCGCCGCCCTTGGCTGATCCGTCAAGTTTTGTTATTATTATTGACCCGACTGGAGTGCTCTGGGAGAATGCACGGGCTTGTTCTTTTGCTTGTTGTCCTATTGTACCGTCGATTACGAGTATTGTCTCATCTGGTTTGATTGTGGTTGATAGTTGCTCCATTTCTTTGAGTAGGTGTTTTTCTTCTTTGTGGCGTCCTGCCGTGTCAAAAATTATAACGTCGTAGTCTTTGAATTTTTCAAGTCCTTTTTCCGCGATTTCTAGTGGGTTTTTGTTTTCTGGTTCTCCATAGACTGGTATGTTGATTTCTTGTGTGAGTTGTTTTAATTGGTCGAATGCGGCTGGTCTCCATGTGTCTGTACATACTATGGCTGTGTTTAGTCCCTTTTTTTGGAGGTGGCGGCTTAGTTTACCTATGGTGGTTGTTTTGCCGCTTCCTTGCAGTCCTACAAAGAGTATTTTATATGGTTTTTTGTCTATTTTGAGGGGTTTTGGAGTTTCTCCAACGAGTTTCACCATTTCTTCGTATACTATCCTTATAATATGTTCTTTTGGGGTGACACCTTTTGGGGGTTCTTCATTGAGGGCTCTTTCCTCTATTGATTTGGATAATTTGAATACGAGTTTTATATTAACATCTGCTTGGATTAATGCACGTTGTATATCCTTTATAACCTCTTTCACTACTTCTTCATCTACTATGGTCATCCCGGCCAATTTTTTCATGGTCTTTGCAAGACTCTTGCCTAGTTTGCCTAACATGATAATCACTATAGGAAAATTAGATTAATAACTACAAAATTATATTAGAGAATTTCAAATTTATATTTATCGAATATGAAATCCTGTGATGGAAATGCTAAAAATATTGGAGAAAACATTGAAAAAAGCACCCATCATAAAAAAAGGAGAATACAATTACTTCGTGCACCCAATAACTGATGGAATACCACTCACAACCCCAGAAATGCTGGAAGAGGTGGTTGATGAAATAACAAGACGCTATACTCTAGATGTTGATAAAATAGTGTGTATAGAGGCTATGGGCATACACCTTGCCACAGCATTATCACTCAAAACAAGAATACCATTCGTCGTTGTAAGAAAACGCGAATACGGCCTCCCAGGCGAAGTTGCAGTCCACCAAACCACAGGATATAGCGAAGGAGAATTATACATCAACGGCATCCAGGAAGGTGACAGACTCCTTGTCATAGACGACGTCGTAAGTACTGGGGGAACATTATTAGCAGTCCTAGAAGCTCTCAAAAAAATGGACGTAGAAGTGGCTAAAGTCATAGTTATAATAGAAAAAGGCGAAGGTAAAAAACTCGTAGAAGAAAAAACAGGCTACAAAATAAACACACTAATAAAAGTGGATATCATCGATGATAAAATAATAACAAAGCCCACAGAGGAGGCCTAGATTGGCAGATTACCAATTTGAAACACGCAAAGTCATAGAAAAGATTAAAGAGCATAATCCCAGGATAATAGGATTACAGTTCCCAGACGGCCTTAAAATCCATGCATTAAAGCTGGCCCGGCAACTTGAAAAAGAACTCGAGGTTACTGTTATAATATCCGCCGATCCATGTTATGGCGCATGTGACATTGCAGATACTAAACTAGAGAATATAGTCGATCTTCTAATCCATTATGGTCATACACCATTACCACTCGATTATAAGATCCCGGTCATTTTCATAGAAGCATACGCCAAAATTGATATAATACCAGC is a genomic window containing:
- the hisF gene encoding imidazole glycerol phosphate synthase subunit HisF, which codes for MLTKRIIPCLDCDLQVPHGRVVKGVEFKQIKYAGDPVELANRYYEDGADEIVFLDITASHERRETMIHVVEATTENVFVPICVGGGIRKPEDFVKMLKAGADKCSVNTAAIKNPDLINEASEIVGSQACVVAIDAKRRYVDNPRESDEHFIVEVEDGYCWYECSIYGGREFTGIDAIEWAIECQERGAGEILLTSMDRDGTKKGYDIPLTKAVSENVDIPVIASGGVGEPEHMYEAFTDGKADAALAASIFHFNEYPIPTVKKYLKERGIPVRL
- a CDS encoding DNA glycosylase, which encodes MQKYFKIKAKEFDLETTMYSGQTSQPPWHSHGGCYSELLMVDNKPSLVTIKQSDDELHINIESFEKIPLSRVKEKINHIFDLRFNIEDFYDFLYSYPPLDSIINYSKGLRLFLAKDVFECIISSIASANCSIKRWTKAINHIKRFWGREYQFSKGTFYSFPTPNILASLNEDILSSAGVGYRAKYIIRTSRMVSRIPIKDLKAMDYDEAFNLLLKLPGVGPKVADCILLYGFRKLEAFPVDVWIQRIMKHLFGVDNKKLRDFVRDEFKDYAGYVQLYLYNYARKSGIFEGV
- a CDS encoding acetylornithine transaminase — translated: MDADEIIKLEKKYIMQTYSRQPIVLSHGKGARVWDIEGNEYIDCFAGVAVNSIGHAHPKVALAICHQAQKLIHCSNIYYNKEQTELAKLLTSISPHDRVFFANSGAEANEGAIKLARKYTGKGEIIAAENSFHGRTLATVTATGQDKYKKPFKPLPPGFKHVPYGDIEAMANAITDDTAAILLEPIQGEGGVVVPPEGYLEDVQALARENDILFILDEVQTGFGRTGAMFASELFGVQPDITTVAKAMGGGYPIGAVLANENVASAFKPGDHGSTFGGNPLGCAAAIAAIEVIIGENLAENAKRLGEYFKGRLEDLMSKYNIIEDVRGYGLMLGVELGIKCDKIVDEARKMGVLINCTADKVIRLVPPLVIKKDEIDKVIEVLDNIFASI
- a CDS encoding NUDIX domain-containing protein, producing the protein MKPFIPVVRALILEDDRILLLKRSASSRTNPGLWELPGGKLLDGETLDEALKREVYEETGLIVSPIKVIGAFQQVFPFKVSVNIIFRVKVEDGILSLSDEHEAYKFIKIGEIRNFKVSPWLSDFKESLNGSKDII
- the lysA gene encoding diaminopimelate decarboxylase produces the protein MLNVEVNDKGHLLIGGADAVKLAEDYDTPLYVIDEKRIRENYQRLHKAFTKYYPNFQILYACKANTNLAVLRILEEEGSGIDAVSPGEIYMALLAGFKPEKILYTGNNLRDDEILFATESGVMINIDSKSQLIRLSKITDPENVKISFRINPMVGAGHHEHCITGGELSKFGIREDEAIKVYKLAQELGFQPIGIHAHIGSGILDPEPFMLAVEKLMDIAGKVSKATNIDFKFIDFGGGLGIPYHPSEKPLDIEEFAEKITGLFMEKLDEYSLGKPTMYLEPGRYIVGDAACLLTRVNTIKESYRKFAGVDAGFNTLVRPVMYGSYHHIIVANRASEKPVEKIDIAGNLCESGDLFARDRKLPKLREGDLLAILDAGAYAFSMSSQYNSRPRPAEILVKDGEAEIIRKREDFSDLISKQVIPPRLLK
- the dapF gene encoding diaminopimelate epimerase, encoding MMTRMILFSKMHALGNDYIIVDESRAECISEDEKPDFVSEICQRRFSIGADGVIFIEPPKGEGDIRFRVFNADGSEAEMCGNGIRCFAKFVYDNAIIRKEKIKVETLAGLKIVDLNIDRGYVTSARVDMGFATFKTAEIPMKTGKDEFIEEHLEVDDQDIKLTAVNVGNPHAIIFVDDLKSVDLERLGPLIENHPVFPERINVHFVEILNPSEVRMVTWERGVGPTLACGTGATATVIAGNRIGRLDDEVLVHLPGGELKIQVYKVDDRIGAYMEGDAVLVFDGILSW
- a CDS encoding class I SAM-dependent methyltransferase; this translates as MIKYKHFKIQICENVYAPAEDTFLLADNLKVKEGDEVLEIGTGTGLVAIVAAEKGNVTATDINPYAIECATKNAKINDAKIRILQGDLFEPVKGEKFDVILFNAPYLPSSDEDLTGKIIDKAWDGGEDGRTIIDRFINKVKNHLKKGGRIQMVQSSLSNIEETIEKLENMGFHVEITASEKFFYENIVVITAELP
- a CDS encoding helix-turn-helix transcriptional regulator is translated as MKNNIRILRENLGLTQEELAEKVQVTRQTIIALEKGRYNPSLELAYRITKALKKEHIEDVFIFED